tttattttttaaattaagaaaatttggaGGGGAAGGGTTTCCACTTTTCACAAATgtaaaaatttttggaaattgaaATCCTGCTTCCTTTCTATCATTTGAACTACATCTCCTTTGGTTATATAAtcatattcatattcatataaaaaaataaaaaataaaagtagggATGTTGGGCCCAGAGCTTCTTTATCTGTTTATATATTGGGCCTGTGACTCAATCCGAGGAAGGGGGTTTATCCGAAGATGAGATATCTTTGTTAGAAGAGACTGCGATAGTAAGTAGAGAGATCAGTCTTGATCATTACAGTTCAAGGGGTGGGCCGAGGATAAGCACATCCTCGACTAACTAATGCTGAGGACCGAAGGGGTTATCAGTCGTCCTGGGTAACGTTCCAGGAGGTCCCGTAGGTGCAGATATGTATTGCAGTGAGATCAGATTAGGAGAAGTCCTAAAAATATCTTAGGAGAAAGCTGctgcctccacattaaatgcactacagctaactctttggccacattaatgtggaggtgatgcctgaacagtcgATTTtggccttacagctactacatgAGGACTTATGAGgagtgttgatgggacaagtatccacaCTGACCGTCTAGCATGCACGTGAAAGGTggagatgaaaaggaaaaatagtataaaagaagaaggagtGAGTGAGACAGGGAGAGGAGAAAGGAGAGGGAAAATTACTGTAGCATCTAGAACTGACTGTGTAATTAAACTTCAAAGAAATACATAAGAATAGATCTCCTCGAACTTTGCCGTGGACGATTTTCTTCATTACAAACCTGCTCATTcacatcttcttctcctttaaACCTATTTTCTAGTTAGTTTAATTCATTAGAGCCCAGTTTTCCAATCcatttctctacaaattcataattttgggctttttgggcctaagtccattcATAGCTTGGGCTAGGATCACAAATCAGGTCCATACAATTGGCGCCATTTGTGGGGAATATTGGTGTGATAGTAAGTTTGACGTTCAATTATGGTAGGTTCAGGTTCAAACCAAGCAGAATCCATGGGGTCTCAACGTCAAGATCATTTCCGTGAACTTGAGTGAAGGAGAGACCAAAAGGGAAGTGTACATACTAACCACACCAATAAGAGTCAATCTCGGGGTAAAAGCCACATCTCTTATGAGGAGAATGCTAGAAACATGCAGAAGGAGATTAATCACCTAAAGAGGAGCTTGCGCCATGAACGGCGAAAGCGAGCTCCATCTCATTCTGACTTCTCTTCTGATGGTGAAGAGGATTGTAGCTATAGGCACAGATCAAGGACTCTTCCTAGCGAGTCTTTCTCATTTGATAAGGACTATCATCATAAACGCTCCTCAGTAGGCCTGGGAAATGACGCTATGAGTAAAGCACTTAACCAAATTTCCAGGTCACCTTTCATGTGTTGGATCGAGGGAGGGAGACTTCCTCGGCGGTTCACTCAGCTTACATTTACTATGTATAATGGTAGAACAAACCATGTGGAGCATGCCAGCCACTTCAATCAAAGAAAGGTTGTGCACTCCAAGAAcgaggccttgatgtgcaaagtaTTCCCATCCAATTTGGGTCctatggcgatgaggtggtttgatggtttgAGGGCAGGTCCCATTGATTCCTTCAAGGAACTCACTCAGGTATTTGGATCCCACTTTATTATGTgcagcagggttcctcggccctTAGCTTCCTTGTTTTCTTTGTCCATGGgagaaggagaaaccctgaaaacATATTcagacagatattgggagatgttcaACGAGATAGATGGTGATTTTAACGATGTAGCCATCAGCATATTCAAGCTCAGCCTACTTGCCAAGCATG
This genomic stretch from Quercus robur chromosome 4, dhQueRobu3.1, whole genome shotgun sequence harbors:
- the LOC126722133 gene encoding uncharacterized protein LOC126722133, giving the protein MQKEINHLKRSLRHERRKRAPSHSDFSSDGEEDCSYRHRSRTLPSESFSFDKDYHHKRSSVGLGNDAMSKALNQISRSPFMCWIEGGRLPRRFTQLTFTMYNGRTNHVEHASHFNQRKVVHSKNEALMCKVFPSNLGPMAMRWFDGLRAGPIDSFKELTQVFGSHFIMCSRVPRPLASLFSLSMGEGETLKTYSDRYWEMFNEIDGDFNDVAISIFKLSLLAKHGLRKSLTGKPVTIVRQLMDRIDKYKRVEED